AACTCTTCGGGGCCAGAAAATCGACGTCATCGTGCGGGGTCAGTTGCGCGATGAGCGCCCGGATGGTCGAAAACAGCAGCGTCACCATCGTGACCAGCAAGGCGCTCAATCCGACGACCGTCCAGTACAGCACCTTGAACAAGGCGGGGAACCAGTCCGTCGGCACCTTTTCGAACTCGCCGATCGGCAAGGTCATTACCAGAAGCATGATAACCGAACCGGCCATCAAGACGGCACTCGCCATGCTTACCAGGTAGATACGCCGGTACATGGGCAAGTCGAAGTCGGCATCGACGCGGCGGACAAGGCCGAGGAGGGTCAGCATCAGTGCCATCGTTGTTGCCGCACTCGCGGCTATGGCGCTACCGAGGTAGAGCGCGGGACCGGTAAGGGCTTCCAGCATCTCGCGCGCGTGAAGGGCGGAGTAGATCGTCCCGGTGGCAAGATGTCCGCCTACCCCGACCAGCACGACCACGAGGCCGGCGACGGGCGCCAGCAAAGGATATTTCACGCCTTCGCCCCGGAATTCCCGTCGGCCTTCTCATTCTCACCATCGCCGGCAAGCAGATAGCGATACACTCCGAACAGGTTGATCAGCAGCAGGCAGACATTCTGCCAGCCAATTCCTTCCGCGTCCGGACTGAGGAACCCCCATGCGACCAGTGCCATGGACGATGTAACGAACAGCACGAAAGCCCACCCTGTCACGCGCGCACTGACATTCGATGCGACGATAAGGGCCGCAATGACGGCAGCGATTGCGCCATACCATTCGAGCACTTCCAGCATCAGGCCGACCGCCCCGGCTTCTCCACCCGGTAATCGATCGGTTTGAACGTCCCGCCATTCGACGCGTAGGCCGAACACGCGGTAAGGCCGACGATGAGATCCATCTCGGCCCTGAAACGGATCAGGTCCCCTGCCTTGCTTATCGGCGGATCGACCCGCAACTTTCCGCCCTTATCGACCGGCACGTTCATGAAGACATTGAATGCCGTCGGAATGGCATCTTCGCCGATTCCATATGGTGCGAGTGCCGCTGCGAGGTTGCCGAAGCACCCCTGGTGCACCGGTTTGTCGGGATAGAAATGGCGGAAGGTATCCTTCGAACAGGGTGTAAGCAGAAAATCGTGCGTGCCCACGGTGTCCTCGAGAATGCTCAGCATGACCCTCGACCGGTTGGACCAAAGCCGTGATCCGGTCGTAAGCTTGACGCTTTCCTCGTAGTCGAATGTTCGCCCGTTGGAGATCACTTCGCCCAAATCCTCGGCAGCATAAGCGACCAGGTCGCTAACCTGCCCGCCTTCCCGGTCGATGACGACAAGTTCGTCTCCGCGCGAAAGCTCGATTGCTACACCCGAACGGGGTTCGATCCGATGGGTCATGATGCGCGCGGATCGGAAAACGGGCACGACCAGTCGTCGCCAACGGCACGACCGCTATACTGCCTAGCCTCGCTCGCCTCTCCGTGCCGCGCGAGCATGGGATTCAGACTGCCCGCAAGCTTGCGGTCGCGCTCCAGTATCGCGGTACGCATGCGCTCGTAACGCTGCGAGCGGCGAAGCGCCTCGAACTGGTCGTGCAGGTTGAAGACGAGCGTCGGGTACGGCGAGCGGCGCGCGGGCCGCGATGCGTTCGGATGCATCCCGACCACGAAATACGCCTGACCGCCGAAACTGAGCGAGAAGTGCGGGTCGGTAGGATCGCTACTGACCTGGTCGGAATATCTTTGGCCGCGCCAGCCATCCTTGGCGGCCAGCGATTGCAGCCGGTCCCACATCGCTTCTTCGAATTCGACCTCGTTCAAGTCTCGCGGTCCGCCGAAGACGACGACGAAGCTTCGCAGCCCGGACGGGTCGGCAGCATAGTCAGCGCTCCATTCCAGCAGCTGGCCGTGAACGGCCACGTCATTCCACGCGCTCGTCAGGTTCCAGCATGTTTCGATTTGCAGCCTGTCCGTTGCTAGCGCAGATTTCGCGCCGACACAGGGGAATTCGCGGTCTGCAATATGCTGCCTGAAGGTTTCACGCATGCGAACGTGATCCAGCTTGTCGGGCGCCCCCGCCTTTTGCGATACCAAGACCATGTGGACCCAAGGTGCGGTAAGGCCGAAGGTTTCGTACAAGTAACTTAAATCAGGCGAAATTCCCGTTGGTCCAGCCTGGCTCGAACTGGCCTCCTGGTCGCAGTCTTTGTAACCGGTCCGGGATGTCCATTGAACGGTTTACAGTGTTCGGCCAGAGATGCAGCGGCACCAACGCGCTCATCAAGCTGGTCGAAACCAACTTTCCCACCCTGCCCTTCTGCGAGGAAACCGGCTTCAAGCACTGGCTCGTACCGGAAAACAGGCCGATCCCGTCGGACCTGCTCGTGATCGTAATTGTTCGCGAGGTCGAAAGCTGGCTGCGCAGCCTGCATCGCAATCCCTGGCACGTGGTGCCCGAAATGCGGGACCTTGAATTCTCGGACTTCATCCGCGCCGAATGGCGAACTGTCTGGGACGAAGATTTCTGGGGTATCGACGCATCGCATCCGCTTTACGGGAAGCGGATCGAGGAAGAGACCTGTCCGGTAACCGGCAACCCCTTCGCAAATGCTGTTGCGATGCGAACCGCGAAACTGCGGAACTGGTCCGCCCTTTCCCGACGTTCGGCAGCGTTCCTCAACGTCTCGCAGTCCGAACTTGTCGCGCAACCGGACGAGATCGTGGGACGGGTTGCAGCACTGTCCGGGCACGACATGCCCACGCAGTTTGAGCCTATCGGTTCATACAAGGGCCAGGGCGGTCAGCCGTTCAGTCCGACGAGGTATGAACCGCTTTCTCATCAAGATCGGAAGCACGTGAAGTCGTTTCTCGACTTTGAGCTAGAGGCCACGGAGCCTGTACGAAAAGAATCGGACAAGCTTTCACGGGTGGTTAGCTGAAGATTGGCAACCTTTCATAACAAGCACGACCAATCGCGTCCGGGGCAGTTTAGCAATTCTCCAGCGCCTTAGCCGCCTGATAGAGACTACCAGTCGGCAATTCGAGCGGCGCAATGTCGCTCTCCGGCCCGATCTCCAACCGATCCGCTTGCTTCATGGCATCCGTCACCCAGAAGCCATTATCGGTGAAAGCGTAAGCATTGGTGATAGGACCATCCTGCTCGTACTCGACCATAAGCGGCAAACCTGTATCACCGAAGCCGACCGCAAGGATGCGCGGGAAGACTGGGCTAGGCCATCCATCCCACACGATCTCGATACCGACCTGCCGGTTTTGCTTATGGAAGCGCAGGGCGATGAGTTCGCCGCTGCGTGAATACGTGCCGCCGCTCACGGAGCAGCCACGGCCATCGGGAGAGGCTTCGGCGCCTGGCGCCTCCACAAGAACGAACTCCGCCGGGTTTACTGACAGGTCGTTGATAAGGCTCGGTCGTATCGATGTGGAAGCCAAGCTCTGCAGAAAGCCCGATGCATCTGCTGCGTTGTCGAGCTGGTAGCGATCATCCACCATGTCGAGGTCGAAGTGAACCTGATTGATCGCTTCGCCCAGCGCGGGTGAGTAGGCCGTGTCCAACTCGCCTTTGTAGAGGCCGGTGATACGCAAGTTCTGTTTAACCGCGACCGCCTGACGCTCCGGCATATCGGTGTAGACGCGGTCTAGCACTGCCTGCTCCTCGGCAGTCAGCGGATCGGGTGAACAACCCCCAACACCTAGCGCAAGGCTAGCTACGATGGCCAGCGGCGATACTCGAAGTTTGAAGCTCATGCCGGAAGTTCCCACCGGATGCGCGCCTGATGGATGGAGTGCTCATCGCCATCGAAGGTCCATCCTTTGGCCAACAGCGACTGCGCGACAATCTTGTTGCCCTTGATGCCGTAGAACACGGCGGCGGCAATCAGCAGCACGCCAACCAGCGAAGATGCCGACGATCCCATCGTCAGCACGGCGAAGATGCCCAGCGCAGCAACCACCAGCCCGTGCTTCCAGATGCCCTTCACGAACTGAGGGATGCCGTAGAAGGGCGTGAGCAGTAGGAAGAACCAACTAAAGCCCACCTTGATGTTGCGGGTTTTGCCCGTGTCCGGGTCGTTAAGTGTAACGTACATATTGGGTCTCCTTTTCGATGGTGATAGCGTCGGCATTATGGGTCGTAAATACCGTGGCCGTAGAGGCAGTTTATCTTTCCAAGTGCGCCGATGGCGCGCGTGTCTGGAAAGAATGGCGACAAAGAGCTGCTGACGCAGATCGGTTCGCGAATACGAGCGCGGCGGGGCGAACTTCTTTTGTCGCAGGAAGCTCTTGCCGATGCGGCGAAGATCGACCGTTCGCATATGGGGAAGATCGAGCGCGGCGAGCGCAACGTTACCATTCTGAATCTGGCGAAGATCGCCGCTGCGCTTGGCTGTGAACTCGCTCAGCTTGTTAGCGACGGGCCGCCACCGCCAAGCACAGACTGCGCCGGATAGAGGATAGCGGCACCCAGTGACCGCCGCTGCTGTCAAAAATGATGGCCCGCGTCCGCGAATACCCTGCCAGCACGGTGTAATGCTCATGCCGATGCACACTGGCGATGATCGGTCTGCCTTGCAGGAGGGTGCGCTTGATGACGTCGAGCCGGTCGGGCGAACCTCGATGAATGGGCGCTATGGTCATTTGCAGACGATCGTCCGACGCGACGCGGGCCACGCGCTCTCCTATGCGCTTCAGCATCGTCCACGGTATGCCGGTGTTCAGCCGTTCCCTGAGGTCACCGCGTTCGGCCAGGCGGTAGATGGCAAACGAGAACAGAGTTGCGCTATCGTAGCGACCCAGCGTTCCGGCCTCGGTCTTCAGCAAGCGGATCGCATTGATGAGCGAATAGATACCGCACAGCCCATCGAGCTCGCCCTGCTGGATTGGCAACAATCGCTTCGATGCGGGAAGCCGGAATGACTGCGGCAAGATGTCGTCCGCCATCAGTACTCTCGCGCCAGCATGATCGTGAGCACACGCATGGTGACGGCATCATCGGCAGGGTCGTCCGAACCTGCTTGCAGCGAACGATCGTAATAGTCGATCTTCCAGAACAGCTTCTCACCACGGTACGTGAAGGCCCCGAAGTCGTGCTCGCCATGCGGGTCGTTCTCCTCGGTGAACTCGTCGAACTCGCTGACCATCACGACGATGTCCGGCAATGCTCCGTTTGCCAAGTCGATCACGCCCGGAGTGACGAACAGCTGACCTTGCCCGCGCCCCTTGCGCAGCGCATCGTTCAACTCCCGAATGCGTAGCTTACGGTCCTGCGTGGATTGCAGGCACGCGTCATCGCTCTGACTTTCCATGGTCAGTGTCCTTTTTTCAAATCTTGAGGGATTGCAGCGAGCCTCGCTGCCAGGGTTTAGATCAGCTTTATGAGCTTGCGCTGGGCGTCACGATCGCCCTGGATGTACCGTTCGGTCGTGGACAGCGCCCGGTGCCCCGCCAGTTCCTGCACGTCGCGTAAAGAACCGCCGACCTTGGACAGCGAGCGCGCGGCGGTCGTGATGAAAGTACGGCGGCCAGAATGCGATGAGGCGCCATCGATGCCGAGGTCACGGTAGATCGCAGCAAACCAGTTGACGATACTCTGCGATGTCATCGCCCCGCCCCGTTCTGACTGGACTATGAAACCGGACCTCGGCGATCCCGAAGCTTGATGATGTTGACGAAGGGCCTTCTTCAACTCAAGCTGCAGCGGGATGATCCGTCCACTGCCATATTTAGCAATCGCCCCCGGCACGGTGAGCGCGTCAGCGATCTTACCGTCCGACCGCAATACCATCGGCCAGGTGAGCTGACTGATCTCGCATGCCCGCAAGCCAGCTTTGAAGCTCGCCAGCACGATGATTTGATTTCGTAGAGGGTGCCGAAGCCTGCCGACATGTGTGTACAATCGGCGCACGTCAGCCGGTTCGAGCACTCGTGCGGGTGCCCGTCTCATGGTTATCTCCGATTTTTAAGAATGCGCAGCGCATGCCGCTGCTGACTGTCAATTAGCGCAACTTAATGGCCATGTCAATTTGTTGTTTAAAATCAACCTGTTGAAACGAGTTCAAGCCATTGCAGCTGTTTACAAGTGAACGACCGAATTTGGGCCGAAAGAAGACGAGCCGGTTACGGAGGTCAGATAGTGGAAAGCTGTCGTTCCACTTTCGGCTGCGATCGCGACGTTCTGGCACCCGGCACAGAGATTGGTCCTGCTCTCGTCATGGCCGGAGCGCGCCACCTGCTGTTGCCGCTGGCCGAGCGGCAACGCTGGCCACGATGACTTACGACCTCGACGCCGGGCGCACTCTCGTGCGGGCGCACGATCTCACTACCATCAGCCTGGTCTAGCGGGCCGGGCAAGACCGCTTCGTTGTGCACAACGCCTTCGCTTCAGGCGGTGTGCTGGAAGCCCGGCCACCGGCGCAGCGGCGGGGGCGCTGGACGGTTATCTGCGCGATGCCCACGGCCCCGCGCCCGAACGGATCACGATCATGCAGAGCGAGGACATGGGCAGCCTGTCGCAGATCACGGTCTAACTTCCTTCTGAACCGGGATCGCCCCTGTTCGTGTCGGGAACCACCCGCGCGATCAACTGTTGAAGTCATCTGCTGCGCGAGCGTGCCTCGGTCACCCCTCGTAACGCAGCAGGCGCAGCGCGTTGAACACCACCAGCAGGGTCGAGCCTTCGTGCGCGATCACTGCGGGGCCGATGCCCAGGCCCAGAATGGTTGCAGGGACCAGCAGCGCCACCACGCCTAGGCTGACATAGACGTTCTGGCGGATGATCGAGCGGGCCTTGCGCGACAGGCCGACGGCGAAGGGCAGGTGCCGCAGGTCGTCCGCCATCAAGGCGACATCGGCGGTCTCCAGCGCCACGTCCGACCCCGCCGCGCCCATCGCGATGCCCACGGTGGCGCTGGCCATCGCGGGGGCGTCGTTGACCCCGTCACCGACCATCGCGACCATCCCCTCCTTGCCGAGCGCGGCGATAGTATCGACCTTGTCCTGCGGCATCAGGTCGCCGCGCGCCTCGTCCAGTCCCACCTCGCGAGCGATGGCTTCGGCGACGCCGGTGTGATCGCCCGAGATCATCACCATCCGCTCGATCCCCAGCGCGCGCAGTTCGGCGAGCGCCTCGCGTGCGCCCTCGCGCGGGGTGTCCATGAGGCCGATGACGCCGAGGTCGCGCGTCCCATGGCGCACCACCATCGTCGTGCGGCCTTCGGAACGCATGCGCTCGATGAGGGCGGAGGCCTGCTCGCCTAGCTGAGCAATCCCGTCCGCACCGAACATCTCTGCCTTGCCGATCAGCACGGTTTCGCCGTCCAGACCCGCGCGGACCCCGCGTCCGGTCAGACTTTCGAGCCCGCCTGCCTCCAGTCTCGGCCCATCCCCGAGCCGTGCCGTGCCGTCGCGCACCACCGCCTGGGCCAACGGGTGATCGCTCAGCGCTTCGACCGCCACAGCCACTTGCAGCAGCTCGGACTCTTCAACGCCGTCCACCGGAAGCACGTCGGTGATGCGGGGCTCGCCTTCCGTCAAAGTGCCGGTCTTGTCGAAAGCCATCGCCGTCAGCGTGCCGAGATCCTCCAGCGCGGCGCCCCCCTTGATCAGCACGCCGCTGCGGGCCGCGCGCCCGATGCCCGACAGCACCGCGCTGGGCGTAGCGATGGCGAGCGCGCAGGGGCTGGCCGCGACAAGCACCGCCATCGAGCGGTAGAAGCTGTCGCGAAACGGCTCGTCCACCACCACCCAGGCGAACAACAGCAGCACGGCGAGCACCAGCACGGCGGGCACGAAGATACGCTCGAACCGGTCGGTCATGCGCTGGGTGGGCGAGCGACCCGTCTCGACCGCGGCGACCAGTTCGGCGACCTTGCTGAGCGTGCTTTCGGACGCGATGCGCGTGACCTCGATTTCTAGCGCGCCGCTGCCGTTGATCGTCCCGGCGAACACGCGTTCATCGTCTTTCAGGGCTTGCGGCTGCGCCCGCGCTACTGCGCGATCCGCCACGGGCGCCTTGTCGACCGGAATGCTTTCGCCCGTGACCGGAGCCTGATCAATCGCCGACCGGCCCTTGATGACGAAGCCGTCCGCCGCCAGCCGCTCATTGGGGCGGACAAGTACGACATCACCCACGACCAGCTCTTCGACCGGCACTTCGATCGACTGACCATCGCGCAGGACAGTGGCACGGTCCGGAGCGAGCTCGGCGAGCGCGTCGATCGCCCGCTTGGCCCTGCCCATCGCGTAGCTTTCCAGCGCGTGGCCGAGGCTGAAGAGAAACAGCAGCAGCGCCCCTTCGGCAAATTCGCCCAGGATCGCCGCCCCGGTTGCCGCCACCAGCATCAGCGAATCAATCTTGAACTGCCGTGCCAGCGCGTTCTGCACCGCTTCGCGCAAGGTGAAGAACCCGCCGAAGAAATACGCTGCGACATAAAACGCCAGCGGCAGCCAGTCGGGTGCCGAGGGAACCAACTTTTCCACCGCGAAGCCTGCCGCCAGCGTAACGCCGGACAGGATTGCGAAGGCCAGCTCGATGGGGACGCCAAACAGTCTGGCGTCCCCGTGGGCGTGGTTGTGCTTGTCGGTGTGGTTATGATCATCCGCCATGATGCGGTGCTCCTTCGATAGCAGGTTCGATTTCGGGAAGGTCGTCCCGTCCGCGCAGCACCAGCCGCGCGATGGCGGGCAGCACGAACAGGGTCAGCGCGGTCGCGGTAATCAGGCCGCCGATGACCACGGTGGCCAGAGGACGCTGCACCTCAGCGCCCGTTCCGCTGGCGATCGCCATCGGCACGAAACCGAGCGAGGCGACCAGCGCCGTCATCAGCACCGGCCGTAAGCGAGCGAGCGCGCCGTCTGCGATAGCCTCCGCTAGCGGCAGGCCATCGGCCAAGCGCTGGCGGATCGCGGTCATCATCACGAGCCCGTTCAGCACCGCCACTCCCGACAGGGCGATGAAGCCGACCGCCGCCGATACGGAGAACGGCATTCCGCGCAAGGCAAGGGCGAAGACGCCGCCCGCCAGCGCCATCGGAATAGCACTGAACACCGCCAGCGCGGGAACCCAGCCGCCCAGCGCCATGAACAGCAGCAGCAGCACCAGCGCGAAGCACAGCGGCACCACCAGCGAGAGGCGCGCCTGCGCTTCCTGCAAGTTCTGGTACTGCCCGCCCCATTCGATGAAGGAGGCCGGGGGCAGGGTGACGCCATCGGCCACCTTGCCCTGCGCTTCCTCCACGAAAGAGCCGAGATCGCGTTCGCGCACATTGGCCGACACGATCACCAGCCGCCGCCCCTGCTCGCGCCGCACCTCGGCCAGCCCATCCACCACGCGGAAGCTGGCAAGCTGTCGCAAGGGCACGCTCACGCCGTTGTCGAGCAGCACTGGCAAGGCGCCGAGCTGGTCGAAATCGTTGCGCGTGGCGTCGGGCAGGCGCACGACCACATCGAACCGGCGGTCGCCGTCGAACACCAGCCCCGCAGGCCTGCCGCCCAGCGCGATGGCCACCGATTGCGCGACCTCTTCCACCGTCAACCCGTAGCGGGCGATGGTGGCGCGATCGAAATCGACGTCGAGCGTGGGAAAGCCGGTGACCTGCTGGACTTTGACGTCGGCGCTGCCGGGTGTGGATTGCAGCAATTGCGCCACTTCCCCGGCGGACGCTGTCAGCGCCTCCAGATCGTCGCCATACAGCTTCACCGCAACATCGCCGCGCACGCCCGCGATCAGCTCGTTGAAGCGCAGCTGGATCGGCTGGCTGAACTCGTAGAGATTGCCGACAAGTCCGCCCAGCTCCTCCTCCATCTGCGCCACCAGATCTTCCTTCGCCAGGTCCGGATCGGGCCATTCCTCGCGCGGCTTGAGGATGACATAGGCATCCGATGCATTGGGCGGCATCGGGTCGCTCGCCACCTCCGCCGTGCCGGTGCGCGAGAACACCAGCGCGACCTGCGGAAAGGCCGCCAACTTGCGCTCGACCTGCCGCTGCATTGCCAGCGACTGCTCGATCCCGGTCGAGGGGATGCGCAGCGACTGCACCGCCAGATCGCGTTCGTCGAGTTGCGGCGTGAACTCGCTGCCGAGGAGGGTGAACACCACCGCGGAAATCGCGAAAAGCCCTGCGCCTGCGCCGATCACCGGCCAGGGCCGCGCGATCGCCCTGCGCACTGCCGGGCCGTAACGGGCCTTCGCAGCGCGCACCGGGCGAACCTCCTTCTCGGTCAGCTTCTTGTTCAGCAGCACCGCCACCATCGCCGGAACGAAGGTGAGCGAGAGGACGAAGGCCGAAGCCAGCGCCAGCATCACTGTGATCGCCATCGGCGAAAAGGTCTTGCCCTCGACCCCCGTAAAGGTGAGCAACGGGGCATAGACCAGCAGGATGATCGCCTGGCCATAGACCGTGGGCTTGATCATTTCCTGCGCTGCGGCGCGCGTTTCAGAGAGCCGTTCCTTGAGGTCCAGCAAGCGCCCTTCGTGATGCTGGCGGGCGGCCAGTCGCGCAACGCTGTTCTCCACGATGATGACCGCGCCATCAACGATCAGTCCGAAATCGAGCGCCCCCAGGCTCATCAGATTGCCCGAAACCCCAAGCCGGTTCATCCCGATTGCCGCCATCAGCATGGACAGCGGAATGACCAGTGCGGCAATGATCGCGGCGCGGATATTGCCAAGCATGAAGAACAGCACGGCGATAACCAGCAACGCGCCTTCGGCGAGGTTCTTTTCGACCGTGGCGATGGTCGCATCGACCAGCGAAGAGCGGTTGTAGACTATGGTGGCCTTCACCCCTGCGGGCAGCGAACTCTGGACCTCTTTCAACCGCTCTGCCGCCTCTGCCGCCACTGTCCGGCTGTTTTCGCCGCTGCGCATCAGCACCGTGCCGATCACCGCTTCCTCGCCATTGAGCGAGGCTGCGCCTGTGCGCAGATCGCCACCGATTGCCACGGTGGCCACATCGCCGATCCGCACCGGCACGCCTTCGCGCGTGGTAACGACCGCCTGTTCGAGATCGGCGATACCGCCCAGCCGCGCATCCACGCGCACCAGCAAAGCCTCTCCCGCACGGTCCACAAAATTCGCACCCTCCGCGAGGTTGGCGCGTTCAAGCGCTTCGATCAGTTCGTCGAAGGACAGGCCATAACCGGTCAGCCGCGCGGGATCGGGCTGCACCAGAAATTGCTTCTCGAAACCGCCGATGGAATCGACTCCGGCGACGCCATCGACCGAACGCATCAGCGGCGCGATCACCCAGTCCTGCACGGTTCGCAGGTATGCGGCTCGCGCCACATCGCTATCCAGCCGGTCACCGCGCTCGGTGACGAAAGTGCCGTCCGCCTGCCAGCCGGTGCTTCCACCCCGCGGGGCATCCTTCCCGCCCGGATGGACATAATCGACCGAATACATCAGCACTTCGCCAAGGCCGGTGGAAATCGGCCCCATGGACAGCTCTGCACCCTCCGGCAGCTCGGAACCGATCGGGACAAGTCGTTCGCTCACCTGCTGGCGCGCAAAATAGATGTCAGTCCCTTCCTCGAAAATCGCGGTGACCTGGCTGAAGCCGTTGCGCGAAATGGAGCGGGTCATCTCCAGCCCCTCGATCCCCGCCAGCCCGGTTTCGATGGGGAACGTCACCTGCGTTTCCACCTGATCAGGCGAAAGCGCGGGCGCGATGGTGTTGATCTGCACCTGCGTGTTGGTGATATCCGGCACGGCATCGATCGGCAGGCGTAGCAGGTTCAGCGCGCCCCATCCGGCGACCAGCAGGGTAAGAAGAATGACCGCCCAGCGGAACCGCACTGACAGGTCTAGGATCGCGCCAATCGGGCCGGAGCGGCTGTCTGCCTGTGTTGGTAATTGCGCCTGTGCATCAGTGACCATGGGTTGCGCCCTCCTTGCCCAGTTCGGCCTTCAGCAAGAAAGCATTGGTCGTGGCGATGATTTTGCCGGGTTCGAGGCCCGACAGGATCGTCACCCTGCCGCCAGAACGGTTGCCCGTTTCGACCGGCTGGGTGCGGAAACCCGTGCGGGTGCGGACAAAAACGACCTCGCGCCCCTCCACGACCTGTACCGCGTCTTCCGGTATGGCCATCCGGTTCGTATCGATCTCTCCCGAAGGCCGCAGACGGGCCTGCAGGAAAGATCCGGGCTGCAATCCGGGGATGGACCGCACTAGACCCAGCACGGCGGTTGCCGAGCGGCTTTCCGGGTCGAGCGAGGGCGTGACCGAGCGCACCCGCGCACCGATCTCGCGCCCGTCGGGTAGCAACAGTGCTGCTTCGTCGCCGGGGGAAATGCGGCTCGCATCGACGAAGGGGAGGGCCACTTCCACTTGCAGCGCCGCCGGGTCA
This genomic interval from Paraurantiacibacter namhicola contains the following:
- a CDS encoding DUF1989 domain-containing protein codes for the protein MTHRIEPRSGVAIELSRGDELVVIDREGGQVSDLVAYAAEDLGEVISNGRTFDYEESVKLTTGSRLWSNRSRVMLSILEDTVGTHDFLLTPCSKDTFRHFYPDKPVHQGCFGNLAAALAPYGIGEDAIPTAFNVFMNVPVDKGGKLRVDPPISKAGDLIRFRAEMDLIVGLTACSAYASNGGTFKPIDYRVEKPGRSA
- the gntA gene encoding guanitoxin biosynthesis heme-dependent pre-guanitoxin N-hydroxylase GntA, with protein sequence MRETFRQHIADREFPCVGAKSALATDRLQIETCWNLTSAWNDVAVHGQLLEWSADYAADPSGLRSFVVVFGGPRDLNEVEFEEAMWDRLQSLAAKDGWRGQRYSDQVSSDPTDPHFSLSFGGQAYFVVGMHPNASRPARRSPYPTLVFNLHDQFEALRRSQRYERMRTAILERDRKLAGSLNPMLARHGEASEARQYSGRAVGDDWSCPFSDPRAS
- a CDS encoding helix-turn-helix domain-containing protein, which gives rise to MARVSGKNGDKELLTQIGSRIRARRGELLLSQEALADAAKIDRSHMGKIERGERNVTILNLAKIAAALGCELAQLVSDGPPPPSTDCAG
- a CDS encoding DUF3768 domain-containing protein, whose translation is MESQSDDACLQSTQDRKLRIRELNDALRKGRGQGQLFVTPGVIDLANGALPDIVVMVSEFDEFTEENDPHGEHDFGAFTYRGEKLFWKIDYYDRSLQAGSDDPADDAVTMRVLTIMLAREY
- a CDS encoding tyrosine-type recombinase/integrase, with the protein product MRRAPARVLEPADVRRLYTHVGRLRHPLRNQIIVLASFKAGLRACEISQLTWPMVLRSDGKIADALTVPGAIAKYGSGRIIPLQLELKKALRQHHQASGSPRSGFIVQSERGGAMTSQSIVNWFAAIYRDLGIDGASSHSGRRTFITTAARSLSKVGGSLRDVQELAGHRALSTTERYIQGDRDAQRKLIKLI
- a CDS encoding heavy metal translocating P-type ATPase codes for the protein MADDHNHTDKHNHAHGDARLFGVPIELAFAILSGVTLAAGFAVEKLVPSAPDWLPLAFYVAAYFFGGFFTLREAVQNALARQFKIDSLMLVAATGAAILGEFAEGALLLFLFSLGHALESYAMGRAKRAIDALAELAPDRATVLRDGQSIEVPVEELVVGDVVLVRPNERLAADGFVIKGRSAIDQAPVTGESIPVDKAPVADRAVARAQPQALKDDERVFAGTINGSGALEIEVTRIASESTLSKVAELVAAVETGRSPTQRMTDRFERIFVPAVLVLAVLLLFAWVVVDEPFRDSFYRSMAVLVAASPCALAIATPSAVLSGIGRAARSGVLIKGGAALEDLGTLTAMAFDKTGTLTEGEPRITDVLPVDGVEESELLQVAVAVEALSDHPLAQAVVRDGTARLGDGPRLEAGGLESLTGRGVRAGLDGETVLIGKAEMFGADGIAQLGEQASALIERMRSEGRTTMVVRHGTRDLGVIGLMDTPREGAREALAELRALGIERMVMISGDHTGVAEAIAREVGLDEARGDLMPQDKVDTIAALGKEGMVAMVGDGVNDAPAMASATVGIAMGAAGSDVALETADVALMADDLRHLPFAVGLSRKARSIIRQNVYVSLGVVALLVPATILGLGIGPAVIAHEGSTLLVVFNALRLLRYEG
- a CDS encoding efflux RND transporter permease subunit; the encoded protein is MVTDAQAQLPTQADSRSGPIGAILDLSVRFRWAVILLTLLVAGWGALNLLRLPIDAVPDITNTQVQINTIAPALSPDQVETQVTFPIETGLAGIEGLEMTRSISRNGFSQVTAIFEEGTDIYFARQQVSERLVPIGSELPEGAELSMGPISTGLGEVLMYSVDYVHPGGKDAPRGGSTGWQADGTFVTERGDRLDSDVARAAYLRTVQDWVIAPLMRSVDGVAGVDSIGGFEKQFLVQPDPARLTGYGLSFDELIEALERANLAEGANFVDRAGEALLVRVDARLGGIADLEQAVVTTREGVPVRIGDVATVAIGGDLRTGAASLNGEEAVIGTVLMRSGENSRTVAAEAAERLKEVQSSLPAGVKATIVYNRSSLVDATIATVEKNLAEGALLVIAVLFFMLGNIRAAIIAALVIPLSMLMAAIGMNRLGVSGNLMSLGALDFGLIVDGAVIIVENSVARLAARQHHEGRLLDLKERLSETRAAAQEMIKPTVYGQAIILLVYAPLLTFTGVEGKTFSPMAITVMLALASAFVLSLTFVPAMVAVLLNKKLTEKEVRPVRAAKARYGPAVRRAIARPWPVIGAGAGLFAISAVVFTLLGSEFTPQLDERDLAVQSLRIPSTGIEQSLAMQRQVERKLAAFPQVALVFSRTGTAEVASDPMPPNASDAYVILKPREEWPDPDLAKEDLVAQMEEELGGLVGNLYEFSQPIQLRFNELIAGVRGDVAVKLYGDDLEALTASAGEVAQLLQSTPGSADVKVQQVTGFPTLDVDFDRATIARYGLTVEEVAQSVAIALGGRPAGLVFDGDRRFDVVVRLPDATRNDFDQLGALPVLLDNGVSVPLRQLASFRVVDGLAEVRREQGRRLVIVSANVRERDLGSFVEEAQGKVADGVTLPPASFIEWGGQYQNLQEAQARLSLVVPLCFALVLLLLFMALGGWVPALAVFSAIPMALAGGVFALALRGMPFSVSAAVGFIALSGVAVLNGLVMMTAIRQRLADGLPLAEAIADGALARLRPVLMTALVASLGFVPMAIASGTGAEVQRPLATVVIGGLITATALTLFVLPAIARLVLRGRDDLPEIEPAIEGAPHHGG